The Candidatus Polarisedimenticolia bacterium genome window below encodes:
- a CDS encoding YajQ family cyclic di-GMP-binding protein, producing the protein MASESSFDIVSKIDLQEVDNAVQQALKEIRQRYDFKGSISDIRREKEIVHLTADDEYKLGAVTEILVQKLAARRVPGKGLTFKTPEQATGGSLRQQVALQQGIPQEQAKEIVKILKTSGLKVQASIQSDQVRVKGKNKDDLQLAIKLLRDSALDFDMQFTNYR; encoded by the coding sequence ATGGCGTCCGAGAGCTCCTTCGACATCGTATCCAAGATCGATCTGCAGGAGGTCGACAACGCCGTCCAGCAGGCGCTCAAGGAGATCCGCCAGCGTTACGACTTCAAGGGGAGCATCTCCGATATCCGCCGCGAGAAGGAGATCGTCCATCTCACGGCGGACGATGAGTACAAGCTGGGCGCGGTGACCGAGATCCTGGTGCAGAAGCTGGCGGCGCGCCGCGTGCCGGGGAAGGGATTGACCTTCAAGACCCCGGAGCAGGCGACCGGCGGGAGCCTGAGGCAGCAGGTGGCGCTCCAGCAGGGGATTCCCCAGGAGCAGGCCAAGGAGATCGTCAAGATCCTCAAGACGAGCGGGCTCAAGGTCCAGGCGTCGATCCAGTCGGACCAGGTCCGGGTGAAGGGGAAGAACAAGGATGACTTGCAGCTGGCGATCAAGCTCCTGCGCGACAGCGCCCTGGATTTCGACATGCAGTTCACCAACTACCGCTGA
- a CDS encoding outer membrane lipoprotein carrier protein LolA, protein MRRDSRWLGLVAIVSAFLGPAATRSEAGSPAATTAQADAVEEARRVEAALNGVTGLVASFTQTVESPGLPRPQVEKGTVYLLRPGRMRFEYDVPKGKLAIADGRRTYLYLPEERQVVVAPLDPRSPGSGVSILLNRIDLVANFSIGWGPGPERGPHPLMLSPRAPRPEYEFLLLTTGPDRLVKSLTIVEPLGSRVTYRLERIRRVDTLPDDLFEFTPPAGIEVQEVGPS, encoded by the coding sequence ATGCGCCGTGATTCCCGGTGGCTCGGTCTCGTGGCAATCGTCTCCGCGTTCCTCGGCCCGGCGGCCACGCGGAGCGAGGCGGGCTCGCCCGCGGCCACGACCGCGCAGGCCGACGCGGTCGAGGAGGCGCGCCGTGTGGAGGCCGCTCTCAACGGCGTCACGGGGCTGGTCGCGTCGTTCACCCAGACGGTCGAGTCCCCCGGTCTGCCGCGGCCGCAGGTCGAAAAGGGGACGGTCTACCTGCTTCGTCCGGGACGGATGCGCTTCGAGTACGACGTCCCGAAGGGCAAGCTCGCCATCGCCGACGGCCGCAGGACGTACCTCTATCTCCCCGAAGAAAGGCAGGTCGTGGTGGCGCCTCTGGATCCGCGGTCTCCGGGCTCCGGCGTCTCCATTCTCCTCAATCGCATCGACCTGGTGGCCAACTTCTCCATCGGCTGGGGGCCGGGGCCCGAGCGCGGGCCGCATCCCCTCATGCTGTCGCCGCGCGCCCCGCGGCCGGAGTACGAGTTCCTTCTCCTCACCACGGGGCCGGATCGTCTGGTGAAGAGCCTGACCATCGTGGAGCCCCTCGGGAGCCGCGTCACCTACAGGCTGGAGCGCATCCGCCGGGTCGACACGCTCCCGGACGACCTGTTCGAGTTCACGCCCCCCGCGGGGATCGAGGTGCAGGAGGTCGGGCCGTCCTGA